Proteins encoded by one window of Mustela erminea isolate mMusErm1 chromosome 5, mMusErm1.Pri, whole genome shotgun sequence:
- the CCDC177 gene encoding coiled-coil domain-containing protein 177, with the protein MVDPVPEEEKEGAEPEGSDGDAAAAPGPPEAQGAQQPAASSASASASGSASAAAPRKAEVPSAAEEGGRREQSPLLHLDLFNFDCPEAEGSRYVLTSPRSLEACARCAVKPVELLPRALADLVREAPGRSMRVATGLYEAYEAERRAKLQQCRAERERIVREEKRRLFTPLGTAATAASVPGAAGSSSSCSSASLPGSPAPRATRKASSSPSPARTQPPPAASRAGRKSHSLDSLSRRREGALSSESGASSSSYSGESLRELRWPPRASARNSCPAGSASSAPNPLGRPSALALVPLTGRSFSLGDLSHSPQTAQHVERIVRQVRAERGLRGVPDRDRKIAALMLARHQEERLLLEQRAAAHGQWEQQRVRAEQRREREEREKQRALEQGRRAWAAQVEERRGRRGREEREEARRRQRECERSEERRRELAERQGLLRRERVERAAREDRLRKLQQEQNLKQREEGLQEGRERAELVRRERAQRAARTKQRQEGQLLREKRELSRAERARHEALLQGRARQERVEREGLRSSLEASLGRAQENYEQLVEQRARELRERARREELQGRRAKEVAERKGREHQAHLEALARAGERRLQHATQAAEEAVQQKARRVGQSRLEKERAQRANKEKVERDEDSRRRELLQAIGRKLERSEQLSRERRSALETARSTARASFHVREKVREETNTRSFDRMVREAQLHASLDRK; encoded by the coding sequence ATGGTGGACCCGGTGccggaagaggaaaaggagggagcCGAGCCTGAAGGTTCGGATGGGGATGCAGCCGCCGCACCTGGCCCCCCCGAGGCACAGGGGGCCCAGCAGCCCGCCGCCTCCTCGGCCTCAGCCTCAGCCTCGGGCTCGGCCTCGGCGGCGGCGCCCCGTAAGGCTGAAGTCCCGAGCGCAGCGGAAGAAGGCGGGCGGCGGGAGCAGTCTCCGCTGCTCCACCTGGATCTCTTCAACTTCGACTGTCCGGAGGCCGAGGGCAGCCGCTACGTGCTGACCAGTCCCCGCTCGCTGGAGGCCTGCGCCCGCTGCGCAGTCAAGCCCGTGGAGCTGCTGCCACGGGCCCTGGCAGACCTGGTGCGCGAGGCCCCGGGCCGCTCCATGCGAGTGGCCACCGGCCTGTATGAGGCCTACGAGGCGGAGCGGCGCGCCAAGCTGCAGCAGTGCCGGGCCGAGCGAGAGCGCATTGTGCGCGAGGAGAAGCGGCGCCTCTTCACGCCCTTGGGGACTGCGGCCACCGCCGCCTCGGTCCCCGGCGCagctggcagcagcagcagctgcagcagtGCCAGCCTCCCGGGCTCGCCTGCGCCGCGCGCCACCCGCAAGGCCTCTTCCAGCCCATCTCCGGCCCGGACGCAACCACCGCCCGCGGCTTCGCGGGCAGGTAGGAAGAGCCACTCGCTAGACTCGCTGTCCCGTCGGCGCGAGGGCGCCCTCAGTTCTGAGTCTGGCGCGTCGTCGTCCTCCTACAGCGGGGAGAGCCTGCGGGAGCTGCGCTGGCCTCCGCGGGCCTCGGCCAGGAACAGCTGTCCGGCGGGCTCCGCGTCCTCCGCCCCTAACCCCCTGGGCCGTCCTTCCGCCCTGGCCTTGGTGCCGCTCACAGGCCGCAGCTTCAGCCTAGGTGACCTGAGCCACTCTCCGCAGACGGCTCAGCACGTGGAGCGCATAGTGCGCCAAGTGCGCGCCGAGCGGGGCCTGCGCGGGGTGCCGGACCGCGACCGAAAGATCGCGGCTCTGATGCTGGCGCGCCACCAGGAGGAGCGCCTGCTGCTGGAGCAGCGCGCCGCGGCGCACGGCCAGTGGGAGCAGCAGCGCGTGCGGGCGGAGCAGCGGCGGGAGCGCgaggagcgggagaagcagcGCGCGCTGGAGCAGGGCCGCCGGGCCTGGGCGGCGCAGGTGGAGGAGCGGCGCGGCCGTCGCGGGCGCGAGGAACGGGAGGAGgcgcggcggcggcagcgggagTGCGAGCGCAGCGAGGAGCGGCGGCGGGAGCTGGCCGAACGCCAGGGCCTACTGCGGCGGGAGCGGGTTGAGCGCGCGGCCCGGGAGGATCGGCTGCGCAAGCTGCAGCAGGAGCAGAACCTGAAGCAGCGGGAGGAGGGCCTACAGGAAGGGCGCGAGCGGGCCGAGTTGGTCCGCAGGGAGCGCGCCCAGCGCGCGGCCCGCACCAAGCAGCGGCAGGAGGGCCAGCTGCTGCGGGAGAAGCGGGAGCTGAGCCGGGCGGAGCGAGCACGCCACGAGGCGCTGCTGCAAGGCCGGGCCCGGCAGGAGCGCGTGGAACGAGAGGGCTTGCGGAGTTCCCTAGAGGCCAGCTTGGGCCGCGCACAGGAGAACTACGAGCAGCTGGTGGAGCAGCGCGCGCGCGAGCTGCGGGAGCGGGCCCGGCGGGAGGAGCTGCAGGGCCGGCGGGCCAAGGAAGTGGCAGAGCGCAAAGGGCGCGAGCACCAGGCGCACCTGGAGGCGCTGGCCCGGGCCGGGGAGCGGCGGCTGCAGCACGCTACGCAGGCAGCCGAGGAAGCTGTGCAGCAGAAGGCAAGGCGTGTGGGCCAGAGCCGGTTGGAGAAGGAACGAGCCCAGCGCGCCAATAAGGAGAAGGTGGAGAGGGACGAAGACTCCCGCCGGCGGGAGCTGCTGCAGGCCATCGGGCGCAAGCTCGAGCGGAGCGAGCAGCTTTCTCGGGAGCGGCGGAGCGCACTGGAGACCGCCCGCTCCACGGCCCGGGCCTCCTTCCACGTGCGGGAGAAGGTACGCGAGGAGACCAACACGCGCTCCTTCGACCGCATGGTGCGGGAAGCCCAGCTGCACGCCAGCCTGGACCGCAAATGA